The Nicotiana tabacum cultivar K326 chromosome 14, ASM71507v2, whole genome shotgun sequence genome contains a region encoding:
- the LOC142168850 gene encoding uncharacterized protein LOC142168850 gives MLIIFMVIPFFIPSDYIQLYGEFARVGAGVFLVLQLISVIEFITWWNNYWMPDERKKQSCSLGLFMSTICYIASICGILVMYVLYASKTSCSLNIFLIAGLELVRELFIEQIIIKSDSQLIVNQMQGTYTAREP, from the exons ATGCTGATAATTTTTATGGTGATTCCATTTTTTATCCCCTCGGATTACATCCAGTTATATG GTGAATTCGCTCGAGTTGGTGCAGG GGTTTTTCTCGTCCTCCAGCTGATAAGCGTGATCGAGTTCATTACATGGTGGAATAACTACTGGATGCCTgatgaaagaaagaaacaaag CTGCTCTCTTGGTTTATTCATGTCGACAATATGTTACATCGCGTCCATTTGTGGAATTTTGGTGATGTATGTGCTTTATGCCTCCAAAACATCATGCAGTTTGAACATATTCTTAATTGCAGGTTTGGAACTAGTACGAGAACTTTTCATAGAGCAAATCATAATTAAAAGTGACTCTCAACTGATAGTCAATCAGATGCAGGGGACTTACACTGCTAGAGAGCCATGA
- the LOC107808584 gene encoding F-box/kelch-repeat protein At3g23880-like, whose product MQIPNFPLEIIIEILSRLPVKSLLRFKCVSKSWLSLISSSQFAKSHLKISAKHNNFSHKKLLLLSMYLPHTLYSCPLYSVLHEKFISSVNELYIPWNRSNIIAGVGSCNGLFFMCIGMYTFNLFLWNPSTRKTKKLPFSGHEYSRCDITYGFGYDEFTDDYKVVEIYGVYGIQYVYGANIKIYSLRANSWKMMDKYSDALFSSDSGVFLNGSLHWAVAHSNGNWVIVSLSLKNEKYGNLALPKYDPGNCNSSISKPLGDSTDFEPGILNWALGKLKGCLSLFCDYYKVKLDVWVMKEYNVKESWIKLVSLPYTVAGIGSRISPLCISDSGEVLLHDGSRVMVYNAGDNEYKSVEIHNMDTGVGAATVYAESLVSPCLDSTENIL is encoded by the coding sequence ATGCAGATTCCAAACTTTCCACTAGAAATCATCATAGAAATACTCTCAAGATTACCGGTTAAATCACTCTTGAGGTTCAAGTGTGTTTCAAAATCATGGCTTTCTTTAATTTCAAGCTCTCAATTTGCTAAATCCCATTTAAAAATATCAGCAAAACATAACAACTTCTCACACAAAAAACTCCTTTTACTCTCCATGTATCTTCCTCATACTTTATATTCCTGTCCCCTTTATTCTGTATTGCATGAAAAATTCATATCTAGTGTTAATGAGCTCTATATACCTTGGAATCGATCGAATATAATAGCAGGTGTTGGTTCTTGTAATGGATTGTTTttcatgtgcattggcatgtacaCATTTAACTTGTTTTTGTGGAATCCATCTACTAGAAAAACCAAGAAACTGCCTTTTTCTGGTCATGAGTATTCGAGGTGTGATATTACATATGGATTTGGTTATGACGAGTTTACTGATGATTATAAAGTGGTTGAAATTTATGGAGTTTATGGTATTCAGTATGTGTATGGTGCCAATATCAAGATTTATAGTTTGAGGGCAAATTCTTGGAAAATGATGGACAAATATAGTGATGCACTTTTTTCCTCTGATTCTGGTGTATTTTTGAATGGTTCTCTTCATTGGGCAGTGGCACACAGTAATGGAAATTGGGTTATAGTTTCACTtagtttgaaaaatgagaaatatgGAAATTTAGCATTGCCTAAATATGATCCTGGAAACTGTAATAGTTCCATCTCAAAGCCATTGGGAGATTCAACTGATTTTGAACCTGGGATTCTGAATTGGGCATTAGGGAAATTAAAGGGATGCCTTTCTTTGTTTTGTGACTATTACAAAGTTAAGTTGGATGTATGGGTAATGAAGGAGTATAATGTGAAAGAGTCTTGGATTAAACTGGTTTCCCTTCCTTATACAGTGGCGGGGATAGGGTCGCGTATTTCACCATTGTGTATATCAGACAGTGGCGAAGTGTTATTGCACGATGGATCGCGTGTTATGGTGTATAATGCAGGAGATAATGAATACAAAAGTGTGGAGATACATAACATGGATACTGGTGTTGGAGCAGCAACTGTTTATGCCGAGAGCCTTGTTTCTCCTTGTCTTGACAGTACTGAAAATATACTTTAG
- the LOC107808581 gene encoding uncharacterized protein LOC107808581 isoform X1, whose product MVEDKIDNNEVDQWGEIPMVLQQKSMEYSIKSKSTLRARYSYGIIFLITNLIAWFVRDYGERALPLLHYSKACGIGGSECSHTMGVLRVSLGCFIFFLVMFLTTCFTSKLCEVRNAWHSGWWILKFVMLIIFMVIPFFIPSDYIQLYGEFARVGAGVFLVLQLISVIEFITWWNNYWMPDERKKQSCSLGLFMSTICYIASICGILVMYVLYASKTSCSLNIFFISWTAILLVVMMAVSLHSKVNRGLLSSGIMASYVVFLCWSAIRSEPATLKCSPQQQNSGNGGWTTVIGFLIGICAIVMATFSTGIDSQTFQFRKDKVQSEDDIPYKYGFFHLVFSLGAMYFAMLFISWNLDGLPRKWSIDVGWASTWVKIVNEWFAATIYLWKLILPAVRQTKVMDHEEPKQEMDNSTSV is encoded by the exons ATGGTAGAGGACAAAATAGATAACAATGAGGTAGATCAATGGGGAGAAATCCCTATGGTATTACAACAGAAGAGTATGGAATATTCAATTAAAAGCAAGAGTACATTGCGAGCTCGTTATTCCTATGGCATTATATTCTTGATAACAAATCTTATAGCTTGGTTCGTACGTGATTATGGAGAAAGGGCTCTTCCTCTGCTTCATT ATTCAAAAGCATGTGGAATTGGTGGAAGTGAATGTTCTCATACAATGGGGGTTCTTCGTGTGAGTTTAGGTTGCTTT attttctttttagtaatgTTTCTTACAACATGTTTCACAAGCAAATTGTGTGAAGTTCGCAACGCATGGCACTCTGGATGGTGGATTTTGAAGTTTGTTATGCTGATAATTTTTATGGTGATTCCATTTTTTATCCCCTCGGATTACATCCAGTTATATG GTGAATTCGCTCGAGTTGGTGCAGG GGTTTTTCTCGTCCTCCAGCTGATAAGCGTGATCGAGTTCATTACATGGTGGAATAACTACTGGATGCCTgatgaaagaaagaaacaaag CTGCTCTCTTGGTTTATTCATGTCGACAATATGTTACATCGCGTCCATTTGTGGAATTTTGGTGATGTATGTGCTTTATGCCTCCAAAACATCATGCAGTTTGAACATATTCTTCATCTCCTGGACTGCAATTTTGCTGGTAGTAATGATGGCTGTATCCTTACACTCTAAG GTTAATAGGGGACTCTTATCTTCAGGGATTATGGCTTCTTATGTTGTCTTTCTCTGTTGGAGTGCTATTCGAAG CGAGCCTGCCACCCTAAAATGCAGCCCTCAGCAGCAAAACAGTGGGAATGGTGGTTGGACTACTGTAATT GGTTTCTTGATTGGTATATGCGCCATCGTCATGGCAACATTCTCAACTGGCATTGATTCACAAACATTTCAG TTTCGCAAGGATAAAGTTCAATCGGAAGATGACATTCCCTATAAATATGGATTCTTTCATCTAGTGTTCTCCTTAGGAGCAATGTATTTTGCTATGCTATTCATCAGTTGGAATCTAgatggcttgcctagaaa ATGGAGTATTGATGTTGGCTGGGCTAGTACTTGGGTTAAGATAGTCAATGAGTGGTTTGCTGCTACAATCTATT TGTGGAAATTGATATTGCCAGCAGTAAGACAGACCAAAGTGATGGATCATGAAGAGCCAAAACAGGAAATGGACAACTCAACTTCAGTGTGA
- the LOC107808583 gene encoding dirigent protein 16-like: MFKQSPSSLFLTILFLAIKFAAFVAAIDTVTPQEPILELYMHDILGGNNPTARPITGLLGNIYSGQVPFATPLGFQPPKDGVAIPNANGAMPTFNINGVPLGTGLAGTLFAGGNNNNAQAVNTQLGPDGLGLGFGTITVIDDFLTSSPDLGTQNLGKAQGVYVASSADGSTQMMAFTAMFEGGEYGDSLNFFGVFRIGSTMSRLSVTGGTGKFKNACGFAEVRSLIPAGQHVTDGAETLLRITVHLTY, translated from the exons atgttcaAGCAATCACCATCCTCCCTTTTTCTCACAATTCTATTTTTAGCCATCAAATTTGCAGCATTTGTAGCTGCAATTGATACTGTAACACCACAAGAACCAATCTTGGAATTGTACATGCATGATattctgggaggaaataatccaacAGCTAGGCCAATAACTGGTTTATTAGGCAATATTTATAGTGGACAAGTTCCATTTGCTACACCACTTGGTTTTCAACCACCAAAAGATGGTGTAGCAATTCCAAATGCTAATGGTGCTATGCCAACATTCAATATCAATGGTGTTCCATTAGGGACAGGATTAGCAGGTACACTATTTGCTGGTGGAAATAACAACAATGCACAAGCTGTGAATACTCAATTAGGCCCTGATGGCTTAGGACTTGGCTTCGGAACGATCACTGTTATCGATGACTTCTTGACTTCATCCCCTGATTTAG GTACCCAAAATCTTGGAAAAGCACAAGGAGTATATGTTGCAAGTTCAGCAGATGGAAGTACTCAAATGATGGCATTTACAGCTATGTTTGAAGGAGGAGAATATGGTGATAGTCTTAacttttttggagtttttagaATTGGAAGTACAATGTCAAGGCTTTCAGTTACAGGAGGAACTGGTAAATTCAAGAATGCATGTGGATTTGCTGAAGTTCGTTCACTTATACCAGCTGGTCAACATGTTACTGATGGTGCTGAGACATTGTTGAGGATCACTGTTCATCTTACTTACTGA
- the LOC107808581 gene encoding uncharacterized protein LOC107808581 isoform X2: MVEDKIDNNEVDQWGEIPMVLQQKSMEYSIKSKSTLRARYSYGIIFLITNLIAWFVRDYGERALPLLHYSKACGIGGSECSHTMGVLRVSLGCFIFFLVMFLTTCFTSKLCEVRNAWHSGWWILKFVMLIIFMVIPFFIPSDYIQLYGEFARVGAGVFLVLQLISVIEFITWWNNYWMPDERKKQSLNIFFISWTAILLVVMMAVSLHSKVNRGLLSSGIMASYVVFLCWSAIRSEPATLKCSPQQQNSGNGGWTTVIGFLIGICAIVMATFSTGIDSQTFQFRKDKVQSEDDIPYKYGFFHLVFSLGAMYFAMLFISWNLDGLPRKWSIDVGWASTWVKIVNEWFAATIYLWKLILPAVRQTKVMDHEEPKQEMDNSTSV; encoded by the exons ATGGTAGAGGACAAAATAGATAACAATGAGGTAGATCAATGGGGAGAAATCCCTATGGTATTACAACAGAAGAGTATGGAATATTCAATTAAAAGCAAGAGTACATTGCGAGCTCGTTATTCCTATGGCATTATATTCTTGATAACAAATCTTATAGCTTGGTTCGTACGTGATTATGGAGAAAGGGCTCTTCCTCTGCTTCATT ATTCAAAAGCATGTGGAATTGGTGGAAGTGAATGTTCTCATACAATGGGGGTTCTTCGTGTGAGTTTAGGTTGCTTT attttctttttagtaatgTTTCTTACAACATGTTTCACAAGCAAATTGTGTGAAGTTCGCAACGCATGGCACTCTGGATGGTGGATTTTGAAGTTTGTTATGCTGATAATTTTTATGGTGATTCCATTTTTTATCCCCTCGGATTACATCCAGTTATATG GTGAATTCGCTCGAGTTGGTGCAGG GGTTTTTCTCGTCCTCCAGCTGATAAGCGTGATCGAGTTCATTACATGGTGGAATAACTACTGGATGCCTgatgaaagaaagaaacaaag TTTGAACATATTCTTCATCTCCTGGACTGCAATTTTGCTGGTAGTAATGATGGCTGTATCCTTACACTCTAAG GTTAATAGGGGACTCTTATCTTCAGGGATTATGGCTTCTTATGTTGTCTTTCTCTGTTGGAGTGCTATTCGAAG CGAGCCTGCCACCCTAAAATGCAGCCCTCAGCAGCAAAACAGTGGGAATGGTGGTTGGACTACTGTAATT GGTTTCTTGATTGGTATATGCGCCATCGTCATGGCAACATTCTCAACTGGCATTGATTCACAAACATTTCAG TTTCGCAAGGATAAAGTTCAATCGGAAGATGACATTCCCTATAAATATGGATTCTTTCATCTAGTGTTCTCCTTAGGAGCAATGTATTTTGCTATGCTATTCATCAGTTGGAATCTAgatggcttgcctagaaa ATGGAGTATTGATGTTGGCTGGGCTAGTACTTGGGTTAAGATAGTCAATGAGTGGTTTGCTGCTACAATCTATT TGTGGAAATTGATATTGCCAGCAGTAAGACAGACCAAAGTGATGGATCATGAAGAGCCAAAACAGGAAATGGACAACTCAACTTCAGTGTGA